Within bacterium, the genomic segment CTCGCGGTGCAGCTTCCGGGCCTCATCGGGGGTCAACGTCGGCTTCCGCTTCGGCATCGCGCGCCGCCTCTCCAAATGGATTGAGGATGAACCGATGTCATGGACGATCTACGCGGCCGCCTCAATGGAGTCCTCCGCACGCCGCCCGCTTCACTCATTCGAATGAGGGCCAGGCTCTCAGGTGAATGGGGAGCCGTTTCAACATAAGGGATCAGGGGGCCCGCCGGGCCCGGGGGAAAGACCACGGCCAAGAAGCAGGTCCGTTCAAAGGGGGACAACGATGCGCGCACTCATCCTTTCACTTGCTGTGGTCGTGAGCTGGGTCATGCTCGGCGCAGCGCCGGTGCACGGTCAGTCGATCACCGGCCTGGGGCAGGCCGATCAGGTACTCAACCTGTGCCACCAGCCGACGCTCATCACCGGCGAAAACTGCGGCGGCCACGGCGATCACGAAGGCGGCGGAAAAGGCAGGGGCTAATAGTCGCGGGGGTGTCGGTCAGACACCCCCCTTGACGCTCGACCGCCACGCGGACCACATCTCGTCCACGGCGCCGGGCCGGTACATCACGTCGAGAACCGTCATGGCGAGCCCCTTCGCGGCGGCGAGCATCGCGTTGAAGCCCTGCGGGGATCCCGACGCTTCCCGGAACTCAGGCGTGTGGCCGGAGACATCGCCGTCCACGATCTTGAGGTACGGATGGATGGTCGGCACGGTCATGCTGACGTTCCCGATGTCCGACGAGCCGATGCCTCCCTGCGACGGAGGCTGCTCGCCCTCGATGCCGAGGCGCCGCATGTTCTCCGCAAACATCTCCACCAGCACACGGTTGTTGTAGCGCTCGGCGTAGACCTCTCCCTCCTCGAACTCCACGCTCGCGCCGGTGGCCAGCGCGCCTGCCTCGGCGCACCGCTTCACCTTGGCCAGGACGTCCGTGAGCGCCTGACGGGTCCTCGCCCGCACGGAAAACTCCCCCTCGGCAAACGCGGGGACGATGTTCGCCGCGTCGCCGCCGTGGTTCACGATCCCATGGATGCGGACGTCACTGGTCACGTGCTGCCTCAGCGAGTCGATCCCGTGAAAGGTCATGAGGAGGGCATTGAGCGCGTTGATGCCCTTTTCCGGCATCGCCGCGGCGTGTGCCGCGCGACCGCGAAACCTGACCGCGAGCCGTAGTGCCGCCAGACCCCCTCGCGTCCACCAGTTGCTCCGCGAGGGGTGAAACATCATCGCCGCATCGATCCCCTCAAACACTCCCCGGTCGACCATGAAGACCTTCCCGCCGCCGCCCTCTTCGGCGGGCGTCCCGAGCACCGTGAGCGTCCCGGGGAGGGTTGGCGACGCGCGCCGGAGCGCGGCGGCCGCGCCCACGCTCGCCGTGCAGATCAGGTTGTGGCCGCACGCGTGGCCCAGACCGGGGAGCGCGTCGTACTCGGCGAGGAGGGCCACGTGGGGGCGGTCCCGGCTGCCTCGGGACTGGGCGCGGAACGCGGTCTCGAGGCCGGCGATCCCCGGCTCGAACGCGAACCCGCGCTCTTGGAGATACGCGCCGAGCCATGCCGCGGCCTTGCGCTCCTCAAATGCGGTCTCCGGATTCGCATAGATCTGCCCGCTCAACGAGACGAGGTCGTCTCGCATCGCGTCGACTTCCCGGCACACGCGATCCTTGAGCGCGGTCAACTCATCCATGTGCGGACACCCCGTGCAGTCTGGTTCTTCGGCGCCACAATTGGTCCCTCCGCTCGTCTGGAGGAGGCAGGAGCGATTCCTCACGGCCACGAACAACCGCGGCCGCGACACTCGAACAGGAGGTCACGATGAAGGCGAGCGTGCTTCACGAGGCCGGCGGGCCCACAGCCCTCCGTTTCGAGACCGTAGCAGATCCGACCCCGGGCCCCGGCGAAGTCGTCGTGC encodes:
- a CDS encoding M20 family metallopeptidase gives rise to the protein MDELTALKDRVCREVDAMRDDLVSLSGQIYANPETAFEERKAAAWLGAYLQERGFAFEPGIAGLETAFRAQSRGSRDRPHVALLAEYDALPGLGHACGHNLICTASVGAAAALRRASPTLPGTLTVLGTPAEEGGGGKVFMVDRGVFEGIDAAMMFHPSRSNWWTRGGLAALRLAVRFRGRAAHAAAMPEKGINALNALLMTFHGIDSLRQHVTSDVRIHGIVNHGGDAANIVPAFAEGEFSVRARTRQALTDVLAKVKRCAEAGALATGASVEFEEGEVYAERYNNRVLVEMFAENMRRLGIEGEQPPSQGGIGSSDIGNVSMTVPTIHPYLKIVDGDVSGHTPEFREASGSPQGFNAMLAAAKGLAMTVLDVMYRPGAVDEMWSAWRSSVKGGV